One region of Streptomyces sp. CG4 genomic DNA includes:
- the recQ gene encoding DNA helicase RecQ, with translation MGVTGGISEMPQVTEGPGAADSEALATLHRVFGYEAFRGEQGAIIEHVVAGGDAVVLMPTGGGKSLCYQIPALVRPGTGVVISPLIALMQDQVDALRALGVRAGFINSTQDFDERRVVEAEFLAGELDLLYLAPERLRLDTSLDLLSRGKISVFAIDEAHCVSQWGHDFRPDYLALSLLGERWADVPRIALTATATRATHEEITQRLNLPTARHFVASFDRPNIQYRIVPKADPRKQLLAFLREEHAGDAGIVYCLSRNSVERTAEFLTANGIEAVPYHAGLDAGMRAAHQSRFLREEGLVVVATIAFGMGIDKPDVRFVAHFDLPKSIEGYYQETGRAGRDGLPSTAWMAYGLNDVIQQRKLIQSGEGDEAFRRRAASHLDAMLALCETAQCRRGQLLAYFGQDPDAAGCGNCDTCLTPPETWDGTVAAQKVLSTVVRLQRERGQKFGAVQIVDILLGKRTGKVIQFDHDQLSVFGIGTDLTETEWRGVVRQLLAQGLLAVEGEYGTLVLTETSGSVLRSEREVPLRKEPKKPATSKSRSAGASGGDRKAKAAVAELPGELLPAFEALRAWRAEQAREQGVPAYVIFHDATLREIVSRRPASVRELGTVSGVGEKKLATYGEGVLAVLASLDGPAPAADDAQEPDWPEPDEAPEPDDWI, from the coding sequence ATGGGCGTGACGGGCGGGATCAGCGAGATGCCACAGGTGACCGAGGGGCCGGGTGCGGCCGACAGCGAGGCGCTGGCCACGCTGCACCGGGTCTTCGGATACGAGGCCTTCCGGGGCGAGCAGGGAGCGATCATCGAGCATGTGGTGGCGGGCGGAGACGCCGTCGTCCTCATGCCGACCGGCGGCGGCAAATCGCTGTGCTACCAGATCCCGGCCCTGGTCAGACCCGGTACGGGCGTGGTGATCTCCCCGCTGATCGCCCTGATGCAGGACCAGGTGGACGCCCTGCGCGCCCTCGGCGTGCGGGCCGGCTTCATCAATTCCACGCAGGACTTCGACGAGCGGCGCGTGGTCGAGGCCGAGTTCCTGGCCGGCGAGCTGGACCTGCTGTATCTGGCACCCGAGCGGCTGCGCCTGGACACCTCGCTCGACCTGCTCTCGCGCGGCAAGATCTCCGTCTTCGCGATCGACGAGGCGCACTGCGTGTCCCAGTGGGGCCACGACTTCCGCCCCGACTACCTGGCGCTGTCCCTCCTCGGCGAGCGCTGGGCGGACGTTCCGCGGATCGCCCTCACCGCCACGGCTACCCGAGCCACGCACGAGGAGATCACCCAGCGGCTGAACCTGCCGACGGCCCGCCACTTCGTCGCCAGCTTCGACCGGCCCAACATCCAGTACCGGATCGTGCCCAAAGCCGACCCCAGGAAGCAGCTGCTCGCCTTCCTCAGGGAGGAGCACGCGGGCGACGCGGGAATCGTCTATTGCCTCTCCCGCAACTCGGTGGAGCGGACGGCGGAGTTCCTGACCGCCAACGGCATCGAGGCGGTGCCGTATCACGCCGGCCTCGACGCGGGTATGCGCGCCGCCCACCAGTCCCGGTTCCTGCGCGAGGAGGGCCTGGTCGTGGTGGCGACCATCGCCTTCGGCATGGGCATCGACAAGCCGGACGTACGGTTCGTCGCCCACTTCGACCTGCCGAAGTCGATCGAGGGCTACTACCAGGAGACCGGCCGCGCGGGCCGCGACGGGCTTCCGTCCACGGCCTGGATGGCATACGGCCTGAACGACGTCATACAGCAGCGCAAGCTGATCCAGTCCGGCGAGGGCGACGAGGCGTTCCGCCGCCGGGCCGCATCCCACCTCGACGCCATGCTCGCGCTGTGCGAAACGGCCCAGTGCCGCCGTGGCCAGCTGCTCGCCTACTTCGGCCAGGACCCCGATGCGGCGGGCTGCGGCAACTGCGACACCTGCCTCACCCCGCCGGAGACCTGGGACGGCACGGTCGCCGCGCAGAAGGTGCTGTCGACGGTGGTACGGCTCCAGCGCGAGCGAGGCCAGAAGTTCGGCGCCGTGCAGATCGTCGACATCCTGCTCGGCAAGCGCACCGGCAAGGTCATCCAGTTCGACCACGACCAGCTGTCCGTCTTCGGTATCGGCACCGACCTCACCGAAACCGAGTGGCGGGGCGTCGTCCGGCAGCTGCTGGCGCAGGGGCTGCTCGCGGTGGAGGGGGAGTACGGCACTCTGGTGCTCACCGAGACGAGCGGCTCCGTACTGCGGAGCGAGCGGGAGGTGCCGCTGCGCAAGGAGCCGAAGAAGCCGGCCACCTCCAAGTCGCGCTCGGCCGGCGCGTCCGGCGGCGATCGCAAGGCGAAGGCCGCCGTGGCCGAGCTGCCCGGCGAACTGCTGCCCGCCTTCGAGGCGCTGCGCGCCTGGCGTGCCGAACAGGCCCGTGAACAGGGCGTGCCGGCGTACGTCATCTTCCACGACGCCACCCTGCGGGAGATCGTCAGCCGTCGCCCCGCTTCGGTGCGTGAGCTCGGCACGGTGAGCGGCGTCGGCGAGAAGAAGTTGGCGACGTACGGCGAGGGTGTGCTGGCCGTGCTGGCTTCCCTCGACGGGCCGGCCCCGGCCGCCGACGACGCACAGGAGCCCGACTGGCCTGAGCCGGACGAGGCGCCGGAGCCGGACGACTGGATATAG
- a CDS encoding fumarate reductase/succinate dehydrogenase flavoprotein subunit, giving the protein MTSPATTLLEIPAVADAEELTCDVLVIGGGTAGTMAALTAAERGANVLLLEKAHVRHSGALAMGMDGVNNAVVPGRAEPDDYVAEITRANDGIVDQSTVRQTATRGFAMVQRLESYGVKFEKDEHGEYAVRQVHRSGSYVLPMPEGKDVKKVLYRQLRRREMRERIRIENRLMPVRVLTAEGRAVGAAGFHTRTGAFVTVRAGAVILATGACGRLGLPASGYLYGTYENPTNAGDGYAMAYHAGAELTGIECFQINPLIKDYNGPACAYVANPFGGYQVNRHGERFVDSDYWSGQMMAEFAAEVAGDRGPVYLKLSHLPEESVSALESILHSTERPTRGTFHAGRGHDYRTHDVEMHISEIGLCGGHSASGVRVDDHARTTVPRLYAAGDLACVPHNYMIGAFVFGDLAGADAAQYTAYDGELPADQVREAHELIYRPLRNPDGPPQPQVEYKLRRFVNDYVAPPKSGARLSLALEAFERMRADIAAMGARTPHELMRCAEVTFIRDCAEMAARASLARTESRWGLYHDRLDHPGRDDVSWFHHLDLHKSPSGAMEFTARPVAPYLVPVKEFTPVGGPSRRIGEVRPEHVATAGPRDVAPVAAGPTSARATASADRTGTPGTASPRLLELLALAEAEPELDLVQPYLTDPDPAVRRTAVSVLTETVPPGTGQALAGALTDPDTDIRATAAASLRELVETLPPEPVLGSALTGALTSADPVVRAAALDVLRALRLGEAGAFAVALDDPDIAVRTEAVRALVSVDAVRPLAGAADDPSREVRVTVAKALASVGSTSLTEADRELLAATLDRLTEDTDPLVRGAALAALASTGCPAPLAARAVAALADPAWQVRSGAATALSAATAETAVPALAKALADPNADVRKAAVLALTRHRATEEARAALATATADSDADVRAYAARGLGL; this is encoded by the coding sequence GTGACCAGCCCCGCCACCACCCTCCTGGAGATTCCCGCCGTCGCCGACGCCGAGGAGCTGACCTGCGACGTCCTTGTGATCGGGGGCGGCACGGCCGGCACCATGGCCGCCCTGACCGCCGCCGAGCGCGGTGCGAACGTCCTGTTGCTGGAGAAAGCCCACGTCCGTCACTCCGGCGCGCTCGCCATGGGCATGGACGGCGTCAACAACGCGGTCGTCCCGGGCCGCGCCGAACCCGACGACTACGTCGCCGAGATCACCCGTGCCAACGACGGCATCGTCGACCAGTCCACCGTCCGCCAGACCGCGACCCGCGGTTTCGCGATGGTCCAGCGGCTGGAGTCGTACGGGGTCAAGTTCGAGAAGGACGAGCACGGAGAGTACGCGGTCCGCCAGGTCCACCGCTCCGGCTCGTACGTACTGCCGATGCCAGAGGGCAAGGACGTCAAAAAGGTCCTCTACCGGCAGTTGCGGCGGCGCGAGATGCGGGAGCGGATCCGGATCGAGAACCGGCTGATGCCGGTCCGGGTCCTGACCGCCGAGGGGCGGGCCGTGGGCGCCGCCGGCTTCCACACCCGCACCGGCGCCTTCGTCACCGTCCGCGCGGGTGCGGTCATCCTCGCCACCGGCGCCTGCGGCCGACTCGGACTGCCCGCCTCCGGCTACCTCTACGGCACCTACGAGAACCCCACCAACGCCGGCGACGGGTACGCCATGGCCTACCACGCGGGCGCCGAGCTGACCGGCATCGAGTGCTTCCAGATCAACCCGCTGATCAAGGACTACAACGGTCCGGCCTGCGCCTACGTCGCCAATCCCTTCGGCGGCTACCAGGTCAACCGGCACGGCGAGCGGTTCGTCGACTCCGACTACTGGTCGGGGCAGATGATGGCCGAGTTCGCCGCCGAGGTCGCCGGCGACCGGGGGCCCGTCTACCTCAAGCTCAGCCACCTCCCGGAGGAGTCGGTGTCCGCCCTGGAGTCGATCCTGCACTCCACCGAGCGGCCCACCCGAGGCACCTTCCACGCCGGGCGCGGACATGACTACCGCACCCACGACGTCGAGATGCACATCTCCGAGATCGGCCTGTGCGGCGGCCACTCCGCCTCCGGCGTCCGCGTCGACGACCACGCCCGTACGACCGTCCCCCGCCTGTACGCCGCGGGCGACCTCGCCTGCGTCCCGCACAACTACATGATCGGCGCCTTCGTCTTCGGCGACCTCGCGGGCGCGGACGCCGCCCAGTACACGGCGTATGACGGTGAACTTCCCGCGGACCAGGTCCGCGAGGCGCACGAGCTGATCTACCGCCCGCTGCGCAACCCGGACGGCCCGCCGCAGCCCCAGGTCGAGTACAAGCTGCGCCGCTTCGTGAACGACTACGTGGCACCGCCGAAGTCCGGTGCCCGGCTCTCTCTCGCCCTGGAGGCCTTCGAGCGGATGCGTGCCGACATCGCCGCCATGGGCGCCCGCACGCCGCACGAGCTGATGCGCTGCGCCGAGGTCACCTTCATCCGGGACTGCGCCGAGATGGCCGCCCGCGCCTCTCTCGCCCGTACCGAGTCCCGCTGGGGCCTCTACCACGACCGTCTCGACCACCCCGGCCGCGACGACGTCTCCTGGTTCCACCATCTCGATCTGCACAAGTCCCCCTCTGGTGCCATGGAGTTCACGGCCCGTCCCGTGGCTCCGTATCTGGTCCCGGTCAAGGAGTTCACACCGGTCGGCGGTCCCTCCCGGCGGATCGGCGAAGTCCGTCCCGAGCACGTGGCCACGGCTGGGCCGCGCGACGTGGCGCCGGTCGCCGCAGGACCGACGTCCGCGCGTGCCACCGCCTCCGCCGACCGGACCGGCACGCCGGGCACCGCCTCGCCCCGGCTGCTGGAACTGCTGGCGCTCGCCGAGGCGGAACCCGAACTCGATCTGGTTCAGCCCTACTTGACGGACCCCGACCCTGCCGTGCGCCGTACGGCCGTCTCGGTTCTCACCGAGACCGTGCCGCCCGGCACCGGACAGGCCCTGGCCGGAGCCCTGACCGATCCCGACACCGACATCCGCGCGACCGCCGCCGCCTCACTGCGCGAACTGGTCGAGACCCTGCCGCCCGAACCCGTCCTGGGCAGCGCCCTCACCGGCGCCCTCACCTCGGCCGACCCGGTGGTCCGGGCCGCCGCCCTCGATGTGCTGCGCGCCCTGCGGCTCGGCGAGGCCGGAGCGTTCGCGGTGGCGCTGGACGACCCCGACATCGCCGTCCGTACCGAGGCCGTACGGGCGCTCGTCTCCGTCGACGCCGTCCGGCCGCTGGCGGGCGCCGCGGACGATCCCTCCCGGGAGGTCCGGGTCACCGTGGCCAAGGCTTTGGCCTCCGTCGGCTCGACGTCCCTGACCGAAGCCGATCGCGAGCTGCTCGCCGCCACCCTGGACCGGCTCACCGAGGACACCGATCCGCTGGTGCGCGGCGCCGCGCTCGCAGCGCTGGCCAGCACCGGCTGCCCGGCCCCGCTCGCCGCCCGCGCCGTGGCCGCCCTGGCCGACCCGGCCTGGCAGGTCCGCTCCGGCGCCGCCACCGCACTGTCGGCCGCGACCGCCGAGACCGCCGTACCCGCCCTGGCCAAGGCGCTGGCCGACCCAAACGCGGACGTACGCAAGGCAGCGGTGCTGGCCCTGACCCGGCACCGGGCCACCGAGGAGGCCCGCGCGGCCCTCGCCACGGCCACGGCCGACTCGGACGCGGATGTCAGGGCTTACGCGGCGCGGGGGCTGGGGCTGTGA